CTTTTTTGGCGCGTCTTACGCGCAGCGCGGCGGGAGCGGGTGCTGCTGCTGTTTAGCTCCAGGGGCTACCTGAAACCGGAACTGCTGGCAACGGCCGTTATCGGCTTGTGGCCGCGGCGCTGGCGGCCGTTCATCATCTTCTACGGTGAAATGTATGAAAAGGATGCCGGGCTGCGCGGTCTCATTGAACCCTGGGTGATGAAGCTCGCCGACCGCGCCGTTTTCCGCTTTACCGTCCACTCCCAGGCGGAAATCCCTGTCTTTACCCGTTTGTGGGGCATTGATCCAGGCAAAGTGCGCGCCTGCTCCTTCTTCAACAAAAACGCCCGGCCTGGTGTGGTTGTGCCCGACAAACCGCGCGGTCAGCACATCTTTGCCGGCGGCACCTCCTTTCGTGATTATGAGCCGCTGCTGGCGGCGGCGCGGCTGCTGCCCAACCGTGAATTTGTTATTGCCACCAACAGGCTGGACGGCCGTACTGATCTCCCGGCCAACGTGAAGGCCGGGTTGGTCCCCCCGGCCGAATTTGACCGGTTGATTGACACGGCGGCGGCCGTTGTCGTGCCGCTGCGCACCGACGCCCGGCGGATCATCGGCATGTTGACTTATTTGCAGGCGATGTGGGCTAAAAAGCCGACCATCGTTTCTGATACATTGGGTGCGCGTGAGTATATTGAGGATGGCAAAACGGGTATCATTGTGTCTGGCACGCCAGAAAGTTACGTGACGGCCATAGAATGGGTGCTGGACCCGGCCAACGACGACCGTATCTATGAAATGTGCCAGACCGCCCACGCGGCCGTGCGCCAACACTTCACCATCGAAGCCCACGTCACCCAACTTCTCGCTGTTGTGGATGAAGCCCTGGCAGCGGTGGCGGCCAGGGCGTGAATAAGTTGTTTACCCACTTGCATAAGGAGACTTCACCGGCTGCGCCGACCACCATGAATGAAAACCCTGGGAGCGCAGGCGTCTCGCCTGCCAGGGCGGACGGGACGTCCGCGCTCCCATTTTCAGAGGAGAATGAATGATGGCTAATTTTCTGAAGATTGCTTTTGTAGATGAGCCTGGCGTGGAGAAAATTCGCGCCCTGGA
This genomic stretch from Candidatus Leptovillus gracilis harbors:
- a CDS encoding glycosyltransferase family 4 protein gives rise to the protein MTPPHLRDDSFASTVSGWGDPRFVARARPIPLPDRLNKVPRGKFRPVDETVLFWRVLRAARRERVLLLFSSRGYLKPELLATAVIGLWPRRWRPFIIFYGEMYEKDAGLRGLIEPWVMKLADRAVFRFTVHSQAEIPVFTRLWGIDPGKVRACSFFNKNARPGVVVPDKPRGQHIFAGGTSFRDYEPLLAAARLLPNREFVIATNRLDGRTDLPANVKAGLVPPAEFDRLIDTAAAVVVPLRTDARRIIGMLTYLQAMWAKKPTIVSDTLGAREYIEDGKTGIIVSGTPESYVTAIEWVLDPANDDRIYEMCQTAHAAVRQHFTIEAHVTQLLAVVDEALAAVAARA